A genomic region of Palaemon carinicauda isolate YSFRI2023 chromosome 11, ASM3689809v2, whole genome shotgun sequence contains the following coding sequences:
- the LOC137649769 gene encoding moesin/ezrin/radixin homolog 1-like — MSLLETVVAPEVVVEEIPDSDSICDDNICDNTSDGNSDTKSERASSVVSEDEVNVLTEEVGISSEEEVNASSEEEEVKVSLSVGSPLLIREPSIGKNVYKKNLTQGQMMYKTLKEIRRCNTRRIVDQFENLC, encoded by the exons ATGTCTCTCTTGGAAACCGTCGTCGCTCCCGAAGTGGTCGTCGAAGAAATCCCAGACAGTGACAGCATTTGTGACGACAACATTTGCGACAACACTAGCGACGGCAACAGTGACACCAAGAGCGAGAGAGCCAGCAGCGTTGTCAGCGAAGATGAAGTGAATGTTTTGACGGAAGAGGTTGGCATTTCTAGCGAGGAGGAAGTTAACGCTTCCAGCGAGGAAGAG GAAGTGAAAGTCTCCCTATCAGTTGGAAGCCCCTTGTTGATACGAGAGCCATCTATCGGCAAGAATGTTTACAAGAAGAATCTGACCCAAGGACAAATGATGTACAAGACTTTGAAAGAGATCCGGAGGTGTAACACGAGACGAATTGTGGATCAGTTCGAGAATTTATGTTAA